From Hyalangium ruber, the proteins below share one genomic window:
- a CDS encoding YbcC family protein, which produces MNQPHPPGEHTPTTDRGQRLSQALAHAAHLLPVQGPIGVFVHHNTLHAFQHLPFHEALAAASEHFGTESYLPESRYRELYQQGRITDADLEAALTERAASEPGVESSPGPLARRELEKLALLYPLPVDTAASLRWRMSELAASQRLRPDMPEATRTRLLQRSTEGLRAWMHRVGRDWTMTDLAMALLGPALEASLHVAAASQPALSRSDALDRMGIPEADTQAYLARVKERISRAASPTVTEEAWLAAEATVGLQALAAAFGGDGSLPSLQERLSRDPEAFTVSALWAACRAPLLQAPSHADKPERARSHREVLRDVTGEDVADLVHPHLIRACSAFLDQGVAHWGMPDREQGLYLAWRAMKLRGSGVLPSWLGGLEKELAQAEAQHLSARDVVLAALDELGIPEARWDAALERVLLALPGWAGMMSRLENNPADRPVGSPPASLMDFLAVRLTLERFALRDVARRRLGYTGPLAGLLEHARRSAPQHASALERPAEEGSWRFFQFVQLAGMTAMDVADSPLSRRLALLAWLEAFDATSRRRVWQEAYEHHYRMDVLQGLARNRSRPESLRTVSDPRFQVLFCIDDREEGFRRHFEELSPRHETFGVAGFFGVAVDYRGLDDANLAALCPVVVTPKHQVVEHPHPEHGHQGQARARLRALWGRVDHWLHSGSHSLEFGWLLTPLLGLLSALLLPLHLLFPHTVDRARRALSRKMLPSPRTVLTSLRPDEHLTPADQKPTGFTVAEQADRVAATLENVGLVKNFAPLVVLLGHGAISVNNPHQSAYDCGACGGRHGGPNARLFAEMANRPEVRAKLRARGIHIPDTTFFIGGLHNTTTDEVPLFDTEHVPEALRGELAEFRQMMDRSRMLSAHERCRRFESAPLTLSPAAALRHVEERAVDLSQARPELGHVTNAACIVGRRALSRGLFLDRRSFLVSYDATVDATGSILERILAAVGPVGAGINLEYYFSCVDNDRYGCGTKLPHNLTGMLGVMDGVESDLRTGLPRQMIEIHEPVRLLIVVEASVAVLGGIYERQRELRELIGNGWVQLVSMDPQTGAMQRFTPKGFQPETPPEAPLPVVASSPEWYRGHRDFLPPALIDTTLEPAAKRTRAPSLRSEGSVHAAP; this is translated from the coding sequence ATGAATCAACCACACCCCCCAGGTGAGCACACCCCCACGACGGACCGAGGCCAGCGGCTGAGCCAGGCGCTGGCGCACGCGGCCCACCTGCTCCCGGTGCAGGGCCCCATCGGGGTCTTCGTCCATCACAACACGCTGCACGCCTTCCAGCACCTGCCGTTCCACGAGGCGCTGGCGGCGGCGAGCGAGCACTTCGGCACGGAGTCCTACCTGCCCGAGTCGCGCTACCGCGAGCTGTACCAGCAGGGGCGCATCACCGATGCGGACCTGGAGGCGGCGCTGACCGAGCGGGCCGCGAGCGAGCCGGGAGTGGAGAGCTCTCCGGGGCCGCTGGCGCGCCGGGAGCTGGAGAAGCTGGCGCTGCTCTACCCGCTGCCGGTGGATACGGCGGCCTCGCTGCGCTGGCGGATGTCGGAGCTGGCCGCCTCGCAGCGGCTGCGCCCGGACATGCCCGAGGCCACGCGGACGCGGCTGCTCCAGCGCTCCACCGAGGGCCTGCGCGCGTGGATGCACCGCGTGGGCCGCGACTGGACGATGACGGACCTGGCGATGGCCCTGCTGGGCCCCGCGCTGGAGGCGAGCCTCCACGTGGCCGCGGCCTCCCAGCCCGCGCTGTCGCGCTCGGATGCGCTGGACCGGATGGGCATTCCGGAGGCGGACACCCAGGCCTACCTGGCGCGGGTGAAGGAGCGGATCAGCCGCGCCGCCAGCCCCACCGTCACGGAGGAGGCGTGGCTGGCGGCGGAGGCGACGGTGGGCTTGCAGGCGCTGGCGGCGGCTTTTGGCGGTGATGGCAGCCTGCCCTCGCTCCAGGAGCGGCTGAGCCGCGACCCCGAGGCCTTCACGGTGAGCGCCCTGTGGGCCGCCTGCCGCGCGCCCTTGCTCCAGGCGCCGTCCCACGCGGACAAGCCGGAGCGGGCGCGCAGCCACCGCGAGGTGCTGCGGGACGTGACGGGCGAGGACGTGGCGGACCTGGTCCACCCGCACCTCATTCGCGCGTGCTCGGCCTTCCTCGACCAGGGGGTGGCGCACTGGGGCATGCCCGACCGTGAGCAGGGGCTCTATCTCGCCTGGCGCGCCATGAAGCTGCGGGGCAGCGGCGTGCTGCCTTCGTGGCTGGGCGGGCTGGAGAAGGAGCTCGCCCAGGCCGAGGCCCAGCACCTGTCGGCCCGGGACGTGGTGTTGGCGGCGCTTGACGAGCTGGGCATCCCCGAGGCGCGGTGGGACGCGGCCCTCGAGCGCGTGCTGCTCGCGCTGCCCGGCTGGGCGGGGATGATGAGCCGGCTGGAGAACAACCCGGCGGACCGCCCCGTGGGTTCTCCGCCAGCCTCGCTGATGGATTTCCTGGCGGTGCGCCTGACGCTGGAGCGCTTCGCCCTGCGCGACGTGGCGCGGCGGCGCCTGGGCTACACCGGCCCGCTGGCGGGGCTGCTGGAGCACGCCCGGCGCTCGGCTCCGCAGCACGCCTCCGCGCTGGAGCGCCCGGCGGAGGAGGGGAGCTGGCGCTTCTTCCAGTTCGTGCAGTTGGCGGGGATGACGGCCATGGACGTGGCGGACTCTCCGCTCTCGCGGCGCCTGGCCCTGCTGGCGTGGCTCGAGGCCTTCGACGCCACGTCGCGCCGCCGGGTGTGGCAGGAGGCCTATGAGCACCACTACCGGATGGACGTGCTCCAGGGCCTCGCGCGGAACCGGAGCCGCCCGGAGTCGCTGCGCACGGTGAGCGACCCGCGCTTCCAGGTGCTCTTCTGCATCGACGACCGGGAGGAGGGCTTCCGCCGGCACTTCGAAGAGCTCAGCCCCCGGCACGAGACGTTCGGCGTGGCGGGCTTCTTCGGCGTGGCGGTGGACTACCGGGGCCTGGACGACGCGAACCTCGCCGCCCTGTGCCCGGTGGTCGTCACGCCCAAGCACCAGGTGGTGGAGCACCCGCACCCGGAGCACGGACACCAGGGCCAGGCCCGCGCGAGGCTGCGCGCGCTGTGGGGCAGGGTGGACCACTGGCTGCACAGCGGCTCGCACTCGCTGGAGTTCGGCTGGCTGCTGACGCCGCTGCTGGGGCTGCTCTCGGCGCTGCTGCTGCCGCTGCACCTGCTCTTCCCGCACACGGTGGACCGGGCGCGTCGCGCGCTCTCGCGGAAGATGCTGCCCAGCCCGCGCACGGTGCTGACGAGCCTGCGCCCGGACGAACACCTCACGCCGGCGGACCAGAAGCCCACGGGCTTCACGGTGGCCGAGCAGGCGGACCGGGTGGCGGCCACGCTGGAGAACGTGGGGCTGGTGAAGAACTTCGCCCCGCTGGTGGTGCTGCTGGGCCACGGGGCGATCAGCGTCAACAACCCGCACCAGTCGGCCTATGACTGCGGCGCCTGCGGAGGCCGGCACGGTGGCCCCAACGCGCGCCTCTTCGCGGAGATGGCCAACCGGCCCGAGGTGCGGGCGAAGCTGCGCGCGCGCGGCATCCATATCCCCGACACCACCTTCTTCATCGGCGGGCTGCACAACACCACCACCGACGAGGTGCCGCTCTTCGACACCGAGCACGTCCCCGAGGCGCTGCGGGGAGAGCTGGCGGAGTTCCGTCAGATGATGGACCGGTCGCGGATGCTCTCGGCGCACGAGCGCTGCCGCCGCTTCGAGTCCGCGCCGCTGACTCTTTCGCCCGCCGCGGCGCTGCGGCACGTGGAGGAGCGCGCGGTGGACCTGAGCCAGGCGCGGCCGGAGCTCGGCCACGTCACCAACGCGGCCTGCATCGTCGGCCGCCGCGCGCTGTCGCGGGGGCTCTTCCTGGACCGGCGCTCGTTCCTCGTGTCGTACGACGCGACGGTGGACGCCACGGGCTCCATCCTGGAGCGCATCCTGGCGGCGGTGGGGCCGGTGGGCGCGGGCATCAACCTGGAGTACTACTTCTCCTGCGTCGACAATGACCGCTACGGGTGTGGCACCAAGCTGCCGCACAACCTCACCGGCATGCTCGGGGTGATGGACGGGGTGGAGAGCGATCTGCGCACCGGGCTGCCCCGGCAGATGATCGAGATCCACGAGCCGGTGCGCCTGCTCATCGTCGTGGAGGCGAGCGTGGCGGTGCTGGGCGGCATCTACGAGCGCCAGCGCGAGCTGCGCGAGCTGATCGGCAACGGGTGGGTGCAGCTGGTGAGCATGGACCCCCAGACAGGGGCCATGCAGCGCTTCACGCCCAAGGGCTTCCAGCCCGAGACTCCGCCCGAGGCGCCGCTGCCGGTGGTGGCCTCCTCGCCCGAGTGGTACCGCGGGCATCGGGACTTCCTGCCTCCGGCGTTGATCGACACCACTCTGGAGCCGGCCGCGAAGCGGACCCGGGCTCCCTCACTTCGCTCCGAGGGTTCCGTCCATGCAGCTCCGTGA
- a CDS encoding SulP family inorganic anion transporter, translating to MGSNLTQLPPAPASLSESGAASWKSDIVSGFLVFLIAMPLCLGIAMASGFPPVAGILTAVVGGVLTTWMGSARLTIKGPAAGLIAIAIGAVQELGGGDMRLGYRRALATIAIAAVVQILFAVLRSGKLGDFFPSSVVHGMLAAIGVIIFSKQAHTLLGVTPQAKAPFALLAEIPQSLSRMNPEIALIGLVSLVLIFGHLFLSKRVAVLKRVPAPLLVLMAAVPMGLFFDLDHEHTFTWSQHVYTVGPSFLVNLPGNLLSAITFPDFSDVLSGVSLKYVAMFALVGSIESLLSAKAVDMLDPQKRRSDLDKDLLATGVGNLICGLLGGLPMISEIVRSSANITYGAKSRLSNFFHGLFLLLFVAFAPMLIHRIPLAALAAMLIFTGVRLASPSEFVKTFRIGAEQLVIFTFTLVVTLATDLLVGVAAGIALKTVVHLFNGAPMGSLFRPEIETHHGEGRVVLRVRHAAVFTNYLTIKKHLLQQSGATHVELDLSHARLVDHTTMERLHELEHEFAQQGRHFRILGLEQHRSLSEHPLAARKKPAGANLGLTS from the coding sequence ATGGGTTCGAACCTCACGCAGCTCCCACCTGCTCCCGCGTCCCTGTCCGAGTCCGGGGCGGCCTCCTGGAAGAGCGACATCGTCTCCGGGTTCCTGGTGTTCCTCATCGCCATGCCCCTGTGCCTGGGCATCGCGATGGCGAGCGGCTTTCCGCCCGTGGCCGGCATCCTCACGGCCGTGGTGGGCGGCGTGCTCACCACGTGGATGGGCAGTGCCCGGCTGACCATCAAGGGGCCCGCCGCGGGCCTCATCGCCATCGCCATCGGCGCGGTGCAGGAGCTGGGCGGCGGAGACATGCGCCTGGGCTACCGCCGCGCGCTGGCCACCATCGCCATCGCGGCGGTGGTGCAGATCCTCTTCGCGGTGCTGCGCTCGGGGAAGCTGGGGGACTTCTTCCCCTCGTCGGTGGTTCACGGGATGTTGGCGGCCATCGGCGTCATCATCTTCTCCAAGCAGGCCCACACGCTGCTGGGCGTCACGCCCCAGGCCAAGGCGCCGTTCGCGCTGTTGGCGGAGATTCCCCAGAGCCTGTCGCGGATGAACCCGGAGATCGCCCTCATCGGGCTCGTCAGCCTGGTGCTCATCTTCGGCCACCTGTTCCTGAGCAAGCGGGTGGCGGTGCTCAAGCGGGTGCCGGCGCCGCTGCTGGTGTTGATGGCGGCCGTGCCCATGGGGCTCTTCTTCGACCTGGACCATGAGCACACCTTCACCTGGTCGCAGCACGTCTACACGGTGGGCCCCAGCTTCCTGGTGAACCTGCCGGGCAACCTGCTCTCCGCCATCACCTTCCCGGACTTCTCCGACGTGCTGTCGGGGGTTTCCCTCAAGTACGTGGCGATGTTCGCCCTGGTGGGTAGCATCGAGTCGCTGCTGAGCGCCAAGGCCGTGGACATGCTGGACCCGCAGAAGCGCCGCTCGGACCTGGACAAGGACCTGCTCGCCACGGGCGTGGGCAACCTCATCTGCGGCCTGCTGGGCGGCCTGCCGATGATCTCCGAGATCGTCCGCAGCTCGGCCAACATCACCTATGGGGCCAAGAGCCGGCTGTCGAACTTCTTCCACGGCCTGTTCCTGCTGCTCTTCGTGGCGTTCGCGCCGATGCTCATCCACCGCATTCCCCTGGCCGCGCTGGCCGCCATGCTCATCTTCACCGGCGTTCGCCTGGCCTCGCCGAGCGAGTTCGTGAAGACGTTCCGCATCGGCGCCGAGCAGCTCGTCATCTTCACCTTCACGCTGGTGGTGACGCTGGCCACGGACCTGCTGGTGGGCGTGGCGGCGGGCATCGCGCTGAAGACGGTGGTGCACCTGTTCAACGGGGCGCCGATGGGCAGCCTGTTCCGGCCGGAGATTGAAACGCACCATGGCGAGGGACGGGTGGTGCTGCGGGTGCGGCACGCGGCCGTCTTCACCAACTACCTCACCATCAAGAAGCACCTGCTGCAGCAGTCGGGCGCCACGCACGTGGAGCTGGACCTGTCGCACGCGCGGCTGGTGGACCACACGACCATGGAGCGGCTGCACGAGCTGGAGCACGAGTTCGCCCAGCAGGGCCGCCACTTCCGAATCCTGGGGCTCGAGCAGCACCGGAGCCTCTCCGAGCACCCGCTCGCCGCGCGCAAGAAGCCGGCGGGCGCCAACCTCGGCCTTACCTCCTGA
- a CDS encoding complex I subunit 4 family protein translates to MTSLPLLSMLVVLPALGAVALSWVRQPARARQVSVGVVALTLALAGLAIVLFRSGAPGPQLVDTWGQVPGLGILLQLGVDGASVVALSLTALLTLCLVAAGPRQALDRHTLAVLLLTESATLGFFCAQDLALLSAFWVATLIPAGVLVSRSARARPESRTLLTFRTYMLAGTLPLLGVTVLLGVLGWRSGVEAPFELAGLMARGVPGSWQTVVFGLLLLAACVRMAVVPFHSWLPVLMGRGPFGLSLLLVNVHAGLFLLVRVVIPLLPEAWAAGETMLGAVGLFCGLYGAVLALAQVDLRRTVGFLLVSQSGLMLAGLATMNTQSVAGVLLQSVAAGVALTGLKLVVEALGARTGTTDMTRLGGLVRKAPRMATFFFLLSFATVGFPGTLSFVGEDLLLHGVLEAHPLVALPLLLTTAICAITLFRAFQKTFLGGVSQEQKSLLDTVEDLLPRERVAALGLFALVFVGGLLPGPLLRVREHEVGKMVGQVASVRGTPAPAHAGSH, encoded by the coding sequence ATGACTTCTCTTCCTCTTCTCTCGATGCTCGTGGTGCTGCCGGCGCTGGGCGCGGTGGCGCTGTCGTGGGTCCGCCAGCCGGCGCGGGCCCGTCAGGTGTCCGTCGGCGTGGTGGCGCTGACCCTGGCGTTGGCGGGCCTGGCGATCGTGCTGTTCCGGAGCGGAGCGCCCGGGCCGCAGCTCGTGGACACGTGGGGCCAGGTGCCAGGGCTGGGCATCCTGCTCCAGCTGGGCGTGGATGGCGCCAGCGTGGTGGCACTGTCGCTCACGGCGTTGCTCACCCTGTGCCTGGTGGCGGCGGGGCCTCGGCAGGCGTTGGACCGACACACGCTGGCGGTGCTGCTGCTCACCGAGAGCGCGACGCTGGGCTTCTTCTGCGCACAGGACCTGGCGCTGCTGTCCGCCTTCTGGGTGGCCACGCTGATTCCGGCCGGAGTCCTCGTCTCCCGGAGCGCGCGGGCGCGACCGGAGTCCCGGACGCTGCTGACCTTCCGGACGTACATGCTCGCGGGCACGCTGCCGTTGCTGGGAGTGACGGTGCTGCTGGGCGTGCTGGGCTGGCGCTCGGGAGTGGAGGCACCGTTCGAGCTGGCGGGGCTGATGGCGCGCGGGGTGCCGGGCTCGTGGCAGACGGTGGTGTTCGGGCTGCTGCTGTTGGCGGCGTGCGTGCGGATGGCGGTGGTGCCCTTCCACTCATGGCTGCCGGTGTTGATGGGGCGGGGGCCGTTCGGACTGAGCCTGCTGCTGGTGAACGTGCATGCGGGGTTGTTCCTGCTGGTGCGGGTGGTGATTCCGCTGCTGCCGGAGGCCTGGGCTGCGGGTGAGACGATGCTGGGAGCGGTGGGGCTGTTCTGCGGGCTGTACGGCGCGGTGCTGGCGCTGGCGCAGGTGGATCTGCGCCGCACGGTGGGCTTCCTGCTGGTGAGCCAGTCGGGGCTGATGCTGGCGGGGCTGGCGACGATGAACACGCAGAGCGTGGCGGGAGTGCTGCTGCAGAGCGTGGCGGCGGGGGTGGCGCTGACGGGGCTGAAGCTGGTGGTGGAGGCGCTGGGCGCGAGAACAGGGACCACGGACATGACGCGGCTGGGAGGGCTGGTGCGCAAGGCGCCCCGGATGGCGACGTTCTTCTTCCTGCTGAGCTTCGCGACGGTGGGCTTCCCGGGGACGCTGAGCTTCGTGGGGGAGGATCTGCTGCTCCACGGCGTGCTGGAGGCGCACCCGTTGGTGGCACTGCCGCTGCTGCTGACGACGGCCATCTGCGCCATCACGCTCTTCCGAGCCTTCCAGAAGACGTTCCTGGGCGGAGTGTCGCAGGAGCAGAAGAGCTTGCTGGACACGGTGGAGGACCTACTCCCGCGTGAGCGCGTCGCGGCCCTCGGGCTGTTCGCGCTGGTCTTCGTGGGAGGGCTGCTGCCCGGTCCGCTGCTCCGCGTGCGCGAGCACGAGGTGGGCAAGATGGTGGGGCAGGTGGCCTCCGTCCGAGGCACGCCCGCCCCCGCGCACGCCGGGAGCCACTGA
- a CDS encoding M16 family metallopeptidase → MKAFVAAAVLALGLPALAQEAKPLEPGREALAIPHEKYKLKNGLEVILSVDRKLPVVAVNLWYHVGAYHETQGRTGFAHLFEHMMFQGSKNVADDVHISMLEQLGATDLNGTTNFDRTNYFETVPSNHLETALWLESDRMGFLLDALTQEKLTTQQEVVKNERRQGTEAAPYGIAHEKMWHALFPLPHPYHGDVIGSMADLEAATPEDVKSFFRKWYAPSNATLAIVGDFDVAKTKALVEKYFGSLPSAPKPEKPQVAPTKLSQETVIRHEETVATLPLLTLAWHSPAYLSEGDATADVLATVLATGKASRLYKRLVMDKQIAQSVDATQQSLGSQSVFSIEVVARPGVSTDTLKKEVDAVLEEIRKNGVTAEEVNRARTRYDTTFLAGLQSIGGFGGKADVLQNYNHFIGEPSYVAQDLARYQAVTPEQVKRFANDMLRPNARVVLHAVPPQQAPAAPKENK, encoded by the coding sequence ATGAAAGCCTTTGTCGCCGCTGCCGTCCTCGCGCTCGGCCTACCCGCGCTCGCCCAGGAAGCGAAGCCGCTGGAGCCCGGTCGCGAGGCGCTCGCCATCCCCCATGAGAAGTACAAGCTCAAGAACGGCCTGGAGGTCATCCTCTCCGTGGACCGCAAGCTGCCCGTCGTGGCGGTGAACCTCTGGTACCACGTGGGCGCCTACCACGAGACCCAGGGCCGCACGGGCTTTGCCCACCTCTTCGAGCACATGATGTTCCAGGGCTCGAAGAACGTGGCCGATGACGTCCACATCTCCATGCTCGAGCAGCTGGGCGCCACGGACCTCAACGGCACCACCAACTTCGACCGCACCAACTACTTCGAGACGGTGCCCAGCAACCACCTGGAGACGGCGCTCTGGCTGGAGAGCGACCGCATGGGCTTCCTGCTCGACGCGCTCACCCAGGAGAAGCTCACCACGCAGCAGGAGGTGGTGAAGAACGAGCGCCGCCAGGGCACCGAGGCGGCCCCGTACGGCATCGCCCACGAGAAGATGTGGCACGCGCTCTTCCCGCTGCCGCACCCGTACCACGGGGACGTCATCGGCTCGATGGCGGACCTGGAGGCCGCCACGCCCGAGGACGTGAAGTCCTTCTTCCGCAAGTGGTACGCGCCCTCCAACGCCACGCTGGCCATCGTCGGAGACTTCGACGTGGCGAAGACCAAGGCGCTGGTGGAGAAGTACTTCGGCAGCCTGCCCAGCGCGCCCAAGCCCGAGAAGCCCCAGGTGGCGCCGACGAAGCTCTCGCAGGAGACCGTCATCCGCCACGAGGAGACAGTGGCCACGCTGCCCCTGCTCACCCTGGCCTGGCACAGCCCGGCCTACTTGAGCGAGGGGGATGCCACCGCGGACGTGCTCGCCACGGTGCTGGCCACCGGCAAGGCCAGCCGCCTCTACAAGCGGCTGGTGATGGACAAGCAGATCGCCCAGAGCGTGGACGCCACGCAGCAGAGCCTGGGCTCCCAGTCCGTCTTCTCCATCGAGGTGGTGGCCCGGCCCGGCGTCTCTACCGACACGCTGAAGAAGGAGGTGGACGCGGTGCTGGAGGAGATTCGCAAGAACGGCGTCACCGCCGAGGAAGTGAACCGCGCGCGCACCCGCTATGACACGACGTTCCTCGCGGGGCTGCAGTCCATCGGCGGCTTCGGCGGCAAGGCGGACGTGCTGCAGAACTACAACCACTTCATCGGCGAGCCGAGCTACGTGGCGCAGGACCTGGCGCGCTACCAGGCGGTGACGCCCGAGCAGGTGAAGCGCTTCGCCAACGACATGCTGCGGCCCAACGCCCGCGTGGTGCTCCACGCCGTGCCCCCACAGCAGGCCCCCGCCGCGCCGAAGGAGAACAAGTGA
- a CDS encoding NADH-quinone oxidoreductase subunit L translates to MQLRDFEVGLLATSVPLWPALAFLLLGCAMLMYRAPSERTVSRWVIGSLWLSLLGSVGTAVGLWVLHKDVLVVDVGPWFSTGGYTFEVSFLLDRLSVTMMVLGSVITLLIGRFSVNYLHREAGFARFFLLLALFATGMLLLVSAGSVDLLFVGWELVGLTSALLIAFFQERTTPVRSGLRAFTIYRLCDMGLLVGAVLLHHWLGTAEWAGALGDKPWPGPMVTAGAVPMTVLGLCLVLAAMGKSAQFPFSSWLPRAMEGPTPSSALFYGALSVHAGVYLLLRTAPLLAASPVVSIALVGVGLVTAVHATLAWRVQTDVKSALAYGVLTQVGLIFAEVGLGFYRLALVHLVAHACLRCLQLLRAPSALREVMARRSALQTAQAPSVAMVHRALPEGLVRRLYRLALERFALEVLHESWAMRPLLQVGQWIDKAERYWVGALSGWSPKTGARATPEPKVLASNGSSSDESTGTV, encoded by the coding sequence ATGCAGCTCCGTGATTTCGAGGTGGGGCTGCTGGCCACCTCCGTGCCGCTGTGGCCGGCGCTGGCCTTCCTGCTGTTGGGCTGCGCCATGTTGATGTACCGCGCCCCGAGCGAGCGCACGGTGTCGCGCTGGGTCATCGGCTCGCTGTGGCTCTCGCTGCTGGGCTCGGTGGGGACGGCGGTAGGCCTGTGGGTCCTCCACAAGGACGTGCTGGTGGTGGACGTGGGCCCCTGGTTCTCCACCGGGGGCTACACCTTCGAGGTGTCCTTCCTGCTGGATCGGCTGTCGGTGACGATGATGGTGCTGGGCAGCGTCATCACCCTGCTCATCGGCCGGTTCTCGGTGAACTACCTGCACCGGGAGGCGGGCTTCGCGCGCTTCTTCCTGCTGCTGGCGCTGTTCGCCACGGGGATGCTGCTGCTGGTGTCGGCCGGGAGCGTGGACCTGCTCTTCGTCGGCTGGGAGCTGGTGGGGCTCACCTCGGCCCTGCTGATCGCCTTCTTCCAGGAGCGGACGACGCCGGTGCGCTCGGGGTTGAGGGCGTTCACCATCTACCGGCTGTGCGACATGGGGCTGCTGGTGGGCGCGGTGCTGCTGCACCACTGGCTGGGGACGGCCGAGTGGGCGGGAGCGCTCGGGGACAAGCCATGGCCGGGCCCGATGGTGACGGCGGGGGCTGTACCCATGACGGTGCTGGGGCTGTGCCTGGTGCTGGCGGCCATGGGCAAGTCGGCGCAGTTCCCCTTCAGCAGCTGGCTGCCGCGAGCGATGGAGGGCCCGACGCCCTCGAGCGCCCTCTTCTATGGAGCGCTCTCGGTCCACGCGGGTGTGTACCTGCTGCTGCGGACCGCGCCGCTCCTCGCGGCCTCTCCGGTGGTGTCCATCGCGCTGGTGGGCGTGGGGCTGGTGACGGCGGTCCACGCCACGCTCGCCTGGCGCGTGCAGACGGACGTGAAGAGCGCGTTGGCGTACGGGGTGCTCACGCAGGTGGGGTTGATCTTCGCCGAGGTGGGGCTGGGCTTCTACCGGCTGGCGCTGGTCCATCTGGTGGCCCACGCCTGCCTGCGCTGCCTGCAGTTGCTGCGGGCTCCGTCGGCGCTGCGCGAGGTCATGGCGCGGCGGTCGGCGCTCCAGACGGCCCAGGCTCCGTCGGTGGCGATGGTCCACCGCGCGCTGCCCGAGGGCCTGGTGCGGCGGCTCTACCGGCTGGCGCTGGAGCGCTTCGCCCTGGAGGTGCTGCACGAGAGCTGGGCGATGCGGCCGCTGCTCCAGGTGGGGCAGTGGATCGACAAGGCGGAGCGGTACTGGGTGGGCGCGCTGAGCGGCTGGTCGCCGAAGACCGGGGCTCGCGCTACTCCGGAGCCCAAGGTGCTGGCGTCCAATGGCTCGTCGAGTGACGAGTCGACAGGAACGGTGTGA
- a CDS encoding insulinase family protein, producing MRRLLMALCTLALTACATTPEPAPQPEQATPVTAPQPEAAKPEDPEAFRAKMPQPAKPPDLVLPTFEEARLDNGLTVLVSTRRQLPLVYVGMAFAAGSAQDPAGLAGASDIAYKMLLEGAGGKDTIALDNAFADLGVSPSVSVNPDGAFVGVRVLTRNVEPALALLSDVVRKPTFAPKDFERRKKQQLADLVRRMGSPSFLAQQAYLTAVFGEKHPYAHPVGGVPSTVEKVSLQDVKRFYQQQVGPKAAALVVTGDVTKEQALAWAQKHFGDWKGAAALPPVPPAPPVPPRELVRLVAKPGLEQTFVMVGRPGIAIGHSDEYALELATTVFGGFFGSRLNMNLREAKGYTYGAGAGSDARLGVGPLTVYSAVRANVTGPAVTEFMRELTDIKARPITSQELEAAREGLIRAYPGSFETVSGLGASAAALFFKRRPMDEFARTVAGLEKATPAEVQRVAEAYLNPAVMQIILVGDPELVRTQVGPLNLGRLTPVEVAGAGAPAAAGKK from the coding sequence ATGCGCCGCCTTCTGATGGCCCTCTGCACCCTGGCGCTCACCGCGTGCGCCACCACCCCCGAGCCCGCTCCGCAGCCCGAGCAGGCCACCCCCGTCACCGCGCCCCAGCCCGAGGCCGCCAAGCCGGAGGACCCCGAGGCCTTCCGCGCGAAGATGCCCCAGCCGGCCAAGCCGCCGGACCTGGTGCTGCCCACCTTCGAGGAGGCCAGGCTGGACAACGGCCTCACCGTGCTGGTGAGCACCCGGCGCCAGCTGCCGCTCGTCTACGTGGGCATGGCCTTCGCCGCCGGCAGCGCGCAGGACCCGGCGGGCCTCGCGGGCGCCTCGGACATCGCCTACAAGATGTTGCTGGAGGGCGCGGGCGGGAAGGACACCATCGCCCTGGACAACGCCTTCGCGGACCTGGGCGTGTCGCCCTCGGTGAGCGTCAACCCGGACGGCGCCTTCGTGGGCGTGCGGGTGCTCACGCGCAACGTGGAGCCGGCGCTGGCGCTGCTCTCGGACGTGGTGCGCAAGCCCACCTTCGCCCCGAAGGACTTCGAGCGGCGCAAGAAGCAGCAGCTGGCGGACCTCGTGCGCCGCATGGGCAGCCCGTCCTTCCTGGCGCAGCAGGCCTACCTCACGGCGGTGTTCGGCGAGAAGCACCCGTACGCGCACCCGGTGGGCGGCGTGCCCTCCACGGTGGAGAAGGTGTCCCTGCAGGACGTGAAGCGCTTCTACCAGCAGCAGGTGGGCCCCAAGGCCGCCGCGCTGGTGGTGACGGGTGATGTCACCAAGGAGCAGGCGCTGGCGTGGGCCCAGAAGCACTTCGGGGACTGGAAGGGCGCGGCCGCGCTGCCTCCAGTGCCTCCGGCGCCGCCCGTGCCTCCGCGCGAGCTGGTGCGCCTGGTGGCCAAGCCCGGCCTGGAGCAGACCTTCGTCATGGTGGGCCGCCCGGGCATCGCCATCGGCCACTCGGATGAGTACGCGCTGGAGCTGGCCACCACCGTGTTCGGCGGCTTCTTCGGCAGCCGGCTCAACATGAACCTGCGCGAGGCCAAGGGCTACACCTACGGCGCGGGCGCGGGCTCCGACGCGCGCCTGGGCGTGGGTCCCCTCACCGTCTACTCCGCGGTGCGCGCCAACGTGACGGGCCCCGCCGTCACCGAGTTCATGCGCGAGCTGACCGACATCAAGGCCCGCCCCATCACCTCGCAGGAGCTGGAGGCCGCGCGCGAGGGCCTCATCCGCGCCTACCCGGGCAGCTTCGAGACGGTGTCCGGCCTGGGCGCCAGCGCCGCCGCGCTCTTCTTCAAGCGCCGGCCCATGGATGAGTTCGCCCGCACCGTGGCCGGCCTGGAGAAGGCCACCCCCGCCGAGGTGCAGCGCGTGGCCGAGGCGTACCTCAACCCCGCGGTGATGCAGATCATCCTCGTGGGAGACCCCGAGCTGGTGCGGACGCAGGTGGGCCCGCTGAACCTCGGCCGGCTCACCCCGGTGGAGGTGGCGGGGGCCGGTGCCCCGGCCGCCGCTGGGAAGAAGTAG